In Helianthus annuus cultivar XRQ/B chromosome 3, HanXRQr2.0-SUNRISE, whole genome shotgun sequence, a single window of DNA contains:
- the LOC110929070 gene encoding glycosyltransferase BC10 produces MGIKDMHRRSRLRKPTWIIILVSLVCVFLVVAYIYPPQDPTACYILSSSSCQTISRWRSRSPPEREPSEEETAARVVIENLLNTPSIETKNPKIAFMFLSPGSLAFERLWDKFFQGHEGKFSIHIHASKAKPVHYSRYFQNREIHSDKVDWGKISMIDAEKRLLANALKDPDNRHFVLLSDSCVPLRSFEFVYSYLMYTDLSFIDSFEDPGPHGSGRYSEHMLPEIEKKHFRKGAQWFTMKRQHAIIVMADSLYYKKFRDYCKPGMDGRNCYADEHYLPTFFHMFDPSGIANWSVTHVDWSERKWHPKSYGLKGLSLQLIKNLTSITESVHETSNAKRVTTITPCMWNGVNRPCYLFARKFLPETLDKMIDLFPSYTTI; encoded by the exons ATGGGCATCAAAGATATGCATAGACGGTCGCGGTTAAGGAAGCCAACATGGATTATTATTTTGGTTTCATTAGTTTGTGTGTTTTTAGTTGTGGCATATATCTATCCACCTCAAGACCCTACCGCGTGTTATATATTGTCGTCTTCTAGCTGTCAGACGATTTCTAGGTGGCGTTCACGTTCACCTCCTGAAAGAGAACCTAGTGAGGAAGAGACAGCTGCTCGTGTTGTAATTGAGAATTTATTGAACACTCCTTCAATCGAAACAAAGAACCCCAAGATTGCTTTCATGTTCTTGAGCCCCGGCTCATTGGCTTTCGAGAGATTATGGGACAAATTCTTTCAG GGTCATGAAGGTAAATTTTCAATCCATATTCATGCATCCAAAGCCAAACCAGTCCATTATAGCCGTTACTTTCAGAATCGTGAAATTCACAGTGATAAG GTAGATTGGGGGAAAATTTCAATGATTGATGCTGAGAAACGACTTTTGGCGAATGCATTAAAAGACCCTGACAATCGGCACTTTGTGTTACTTTCTGACAG CTGTGTACCGTTGCGCAGCTTTGAGTTTGTTTACAGTTATCTTATGTACACAGATCTCAGCTTCATAGACAG cTTTGAGGATCCCGGTCCACATGGAAGCGGGCGGTACTCGGAGCATATGTTACCTGAAATTGAAAAAAAACACTTTCGGAAGGGTgctcag TGGTTCACAATGAAGCGTCAACATGCCATCATAGTTATGGCTGATAGTCTTTACTACAAAAAATTCAGAGATTATTGTAAG CCTGGCATGGATGGGCGCAATTGCTACGCAGATGAACATTATTTGCCAACTTTTTTCCAT ATGTTTGATCCGAGTGGGATTGCAAATTGGTCAGTGACACATGTTGATTGGTCGGAACGAAAATGGCATCCTAAATCATACGGGCTGAAGGGTCTTTCTTTGCAGCTCATAAAAAATCTCACG TCCATCACTGAAAGTGTTCATGAAACTAGCAATGCAAAG AGGGTAACCACGATTACGCCTTGCATGTGGAATGGTGTGAACAGGCCGTGTTACTTATTCGCAAGAAAATTCTTGCCCGAAACTTTGGACAAGATGATTGACCTTTTCCCGAGTTATACgacaatttga